Genomic DNA from Prevotella intermedia ATCC 25611 = DSM 20706:
GGCTATATGGCTTATCTTATCAGCAACGCATAAGACTGACGGAAGCACAAAAACGGCACTAAAGAGCCGTTGATATTCAGCAAAAAGCCTCTGCACCGAACGTGCAGAGGCTTTTTGTTAAGATTGCAACAGTACGAAGTGGCAATAGAAACTTAATGCGGACAAATACATCACTTCACCTTTCCAACCAGAAAACGCTATTCTTTTCGCCATACAATTTCGCCTATATACTTTATTGTATAGGTGAAAAACAGGCAAGAAAAGTGTAAATATTTTTCATAACAATAACTTTCACCTAACAATCTCATCATCAGCGCATTACAAAACCTATTGTTTTGCATTCCAAAAGCGTAGGTTTTGCAAGGCAAAAGAGCCGCTTTTGGACGGTAAAACCTACGCTTTCGCAGTGCCAAATCGAAATTATCATTTTTCGTCGGAATTATCTTTACAAAATAAGAACGATTTTCATTCTATACCCTTTCACATTCCGTATTGTAAAACAACTGTAGTTTTGCTATACAACGGAGGAAGCAAATGGGTGTTCACGATAAACTGCTACTATATATTCAGTGCTGTTTTCTCCGCCAAACACCTGCTTAATACCACTGAACGGCTTGTGTAAAACCACTGCGCTTATCGTATTTAAGGGCATCGGTAAGCGTTGAGGCGTTGCAACGGAAAGTGAAGTTGTACGACGTGTAGGGCGCAAGCACAATGGAAGCACTCATATTGAAGCAATGCAAATCGCGTGAAAGACTTGCCGTCGTCATACTCATAGCGTGGTTGTCGAAGTCGTAACCACTTGAGAAATTAATATTCCAACCGTCGCTGATGCGTATGTTTCCGCTTACATTCAGCGTCTGCGAGAACTTGTAAGGGTAGCGCATACGTTTCTTGTTGAACTCTCCCTTCTGGTTTTCGCGCATTGTAATACCATAACCAAAGGTCAGCGACCACGGAATATTGAAGCGCATATAGCCGTCTTCGTCGGTTTCGGCAATGTTGCTTCCACGCTTTTTGGCTGCGTGCTTGCCTCGTTCCATAGTGTCGTCCATATTCGATTCCACGTTGGGGTCGGGTCCTTCATCGTCGGGACGGGCGTTGTCATCGTCCTTATCCTTACCTCCACCAAACCATTTCTTTATCTTGTCGGGGGTAAGGGTGAACGAGAAGTTTTGCGACATACCCTGAAAACGCGGCAAACGACCGTATCCCCACTCGGTGTGATTGCCTACAAAGGGCTTTCCGCTTGCATCTAACTCGTAGGCGTATGTAGCAAACTGGGCGTTCATTGAGAAGGTATAATTCTTCCACCACTTCAGTCGGAGGCGCACACTGAGGTCGCTCCATCGGTGGAAATCGGCAGCGGCATTGTACGACATCGCTGCTCCAAGTTCATCGATGATGCTGAGTTTCTTGTATCCCGTAGAGTCTTTGTCGCTTCGCACCTTCATTTCGATGTTGTTGCTAACGTCCCACGATATCATCTCAGTCTTGCTTTTGCCCGGCACGCCGTACATAGCGTCTTGGAAGGGAGAATATTCCACTAGTTTTACGTTGCCGCTTGCGTCGGTGTACTGGTAGCTGTCGTAGTATCCGTAGCGGCGTGCGCCGAAGTTAGGAGAGTACGACAGGCTCACTTGCGGGGTGATAACGTGGCGAATGGCTTGTATCTTATTGCCGAATAGCTTCTTGTTCGGAATCCAGAAACCATAAATTTTCGTGCTTGCGCTGAGGTTCAGCGACCAGTTGTAGATATTATAGAAACCTGTCAAGGTATCGCGCCGCTCCTCCGACTTTGCATTATCCCAACTGCGTGCAACCTTATTGGTGTACATACGGTCGGTGAAGTTGAACGACGGACTAAGGTTTATATAATTGAACAGCGTGAAGTTGCCCTGCACAGGAATGTTGTGCTGGAAGCCATGCTTCCACTCTTTGGCGAAGTTAGACTTTAAAATGCGGTCTTCTTTCCCATAAATAGAATTCGACAACTGACCCGTATAGCTCATGGAAATCTTTTCGTACCAACGTGCTTTGCCCACAGCCTTCTTGCGTTTGAACGGATACAGACGACTCAAACTGATGTTCAGGTCGGGCAAAGTAAGATTGATGGTAGAGTCGCGCATACTCTGTGCAAGGTTGGCAGTGGTGCTGATAGAAAGCCCAATGTTCGGAAACTGCTTCGACCAGCTTACCGATGATGTACGTGTAGACTGGGTTCGGGTCTGCGGATTGTACATACTGTTCAAGTTGTTGCGCTCGTAACTCGAAGTAGCAAAGTTCACACTGGCAGACAAAGAGCTGTTTGGATTGGCTTTAGGGTCTTGCCGATGATTCCATTGCAGCTTGAAACTCTTTTGCTCAAGATAGTCTGGCAGTCCTTTATCGCCCGTCTTTGTGTTCTGATAACTGAAGAGGAACGAACCCGAATACCTGTATCGCTTGCGGTAATTACTGGCTGCACTGATTCCCCACGAGCCACGTGTGTATATTTCGCCCAACAGTTTCAAGTCCCATTTGTCGCTGATGGCGAAGTAGTAACCACCATCTCGAAGATAGAAACCACGCTCGCTTTCCTCGCCATAGCTTGGCATAATAAGTCCGCTGGAGTATTTTTTAGAGAATGGGAAGAAGCCGTAAGGAATGGCTAACGGCAGCGGTACGTCGGCAACAACAAGGTAGGCAGGACCGAAAACCACATCTTTGCCAGGACGAACCTTTGCACGCGAAAGGGCAATATAGAAGTCGGGGTGTGGCTTGTCGCAAGTAGTGTATCTGCCGTGCTGTATGTAGACAACGCCCGACGAGTCGCGTTTGGCTTTCGCACCTGTAAGGTAGCCTTCTTCCTGTTGGGTGTAAACACCCTTAATCATTCCTTTCTTCGACTTGAAATTGAAAGCCATAGAGTCGCTGCTGTACGCTTGTCCACCGAGAGAGAACTCTGGTTTACCCTTGATACCGCCCTCTGCTGTAGAATCGGAAGTACCGTTGGCACGCACAAGATTGCTGTCCAAGTTCATGGAAACGTTGTCGCTGTTGAGCTTCATATTCTGATAGTCCATCTTTGCCGAACCATACAGATGCGCAACGCGTGTCTTTGCATTGTAAACGAGGGAGTCTTCAGCCGAATAAGTTACAGGCGATTCGATGCCATTCGACTTCGATTTCATTATACTATCAACTCGAATGGAGTCATCAACCGCCTTATTGTGCTTGTAAATGGCAAGTTGCAAAGAGTCCATCTGCGTGGTATCTACCACCGTTTTTACAGTATCTCCACCTCTTTTCGCTGGCTTTTTCGGCTGCACAGTGGCGATATTGGCATCGCTGGCAGCACTGACGAAAGGCGAAAAAAGAACAGACACGAAAGGAGATGCCATTGCAAATGCGATGACAAACGTAAAAACGAATATGAGAAACTTTGCTTTCATTGCCTAATAACTTGCAAAATTAAGCAAATAATGGGATAAATTGGAGTTATTTCTCTATTTTAACGTTTTGCAGGTTCGAAGCGTTCGTGCCACGCCGTAAACCTTTCTACACCGTCGTTGCCAAACTTTTGCAGGCTTTTTACGGCTTGCTCGAAAGTCTTTTCTGCATCTAAATGGGTCTTGGAAAAGAACTTGTCGGCATAGCAAATCAACAATTCCTCTTCTGTTTCGGGCAGAAAGTCTTGCGGAGGCAAAGGTATCCCCTGCTCTACTATCTCTTTTTGTGTAAGTCCTGCACCCGTATGGCGTTCGCAAACACGTGCGTGGCGGGGGTAACCCTCGCTTCTTAACAGTTCGGCACCTATGCGTCCGTGTCGCACATAGGGTTCTTCGCCAAAGCACTGAATGCTCGGAGCGTTGCACTTGAATATGCCAATATCGTGCAGCATAGCCGCTTCTTCCACGAATTGCCTATCGAGTTGCAGTTCAGGGTGTAGGTCTACAAGTGCCAATGCCTTGTCGGCAACACTCCGACTGTGTACCAACAATATCTTTTTAAGTTCGTTTTCTTCGGGATAATACTTATCTATGATGGCTTGATAGTTCATTGTGATTTATGTTTTTTCTTGTTCTTTGCTATCATTTGCAACACTTTTGTCCGTGCACACTTCAGTCCTGGCGACAAGGGCACACCATCGTAAGAATGCAATATCGCTTCCAATTCTTGCAAAAGCTCTGGGAAAAACCTACATTGCTGGAAAGACAGATAGATGCTGAGCGACTTTATGGCTACTGTTTGGACAGAACTTGTAATGTTATCAAGACAGAAATCGAGGAAAGGGGTTGTTATTTCCTCTTCCGAAAAGGGCTGTCTTAAAATAATCGTAAGCAACAAACGCAGTTTCGTAGCATTGGAAGTGCGCATTGCTTCTGCCATAATGAGTTGTTTTCTGCTATTCAGCCGTTCCCGTCCTGCTTTGTTAAAATGACTCATTATCAAAGCTACATTCTCTGCAACTCTTGCTTCTTCATCGTATAAGAGCTGGAAGAACTCGCCAAATTCACGGTCGTCGAAAGAAGACTGAGCCATAGAAGCAAAGTATTTAACCTTTTCTCCATATATTCTTTTTGCTAACCGACTGCGTAAATCCATACTCTTAAAACAACAATGGCATAAAACTTGGCTTCCAATAAACTTGTATTCGTTCCTGTCTACAATGCTATTCCCCTGCTCGTATAAAAAGAAAAACGATTCATTCACAGACCATCAAAGCGTTTAGGCTTTATAATTCGTGAATGAATCGTAGTTATCTTATTTAACTAAAACTCTTACTTTTCGTCTCTTTGAATGTATGCAATCACGTCGCCCTTGTTGATTTTAGAGCCTTGTTTTGCATTTATTTCTACCAATTTACCACCCAATGCAGCAGGAATTTCTACAAATTCGCCCCATGGAGCAAGGATATAGCAGAACTTTTCGCCTTCTTTGTATTCCTTGCCAATGAACGGTTCTACTGCAGGAGCAGCTTCGCCATCGCCTTGGAATTCCCAGAACACTTGTCCCTTGACAGGAGAAACGATAGCATCGGCCTTTGCGTGCTTGAACGCAGTAGCCTCTTCTATGCTTACCTTATCGCCGAGTTTAGCGTCTTTCGCCTTCTGCAAGTCAGCCAAGAAGTTCTTTTTAGCCTGACCGCTCTTATAGTTGCGATACTGCTCTGGGTGCATGGCAAGTTCGAAGAGCTCTTCGTCGTCCTGTCCATAGTCCCAACCGTTCTCGTCCATTTCCTTACGGAAGTCGTCCAATGCGTTAGGCAACAAAGTATGTGGGTCGGCGTCTGTAAACTCAAGACCTTTCTGCTTGGCAAGCTCAACAATCTCGTCGTCAATCTTGCCTGGCACCTTACCACTCTTTCCAAGTATCATACCCCACATAGAATCGTCCATCATAACGAAACGACCCTTGCCTTGCTCAATGGTGAGAAGGTTCATCAAGGCGATATTCTTGGTATATTGAGAGAATGGAGTTACCAATGGAGGATAACCTACACGTGGCCAAACGTAAGCAACTTCGTCGAACAGCTTCACCAACATATCGTCCAGCGAAAGTTCTGGTTCGCCTTTCTTCTTGCGAAGGTTGTTGATAGTGGCATGGATACCGCCGAGGTCTGCCATCATAGAACCCATCATACCGCCAGGAAGACCGCAACCGAGGAGCAGAGAACTGCTGATTTTATTCTTCGGATTGATAAAGTAGCCCAACCATTCGTCGATAAATTCCTGTGTCATGGCACGCGCCTTCATGTATGCGTCCATATTTATTTCGGGCACATCGAAGCCTGCGTTCTTCAACATACTTTGCACTGAGATGAGGTCTGGGTGCACCATACCCCACGATAGTGGCTCAATGGCAACGTCAAGAATATCGGCACCGTTCTTTGCAACTTCGAGCATAGACGCCATTGACAAGCCCGGACCTGAATGACCGTGATATTCGATGATGATTTCTGGGTGTTTGTCCTTAATCATCTTTGTAAGTTTGCCAAGGAAAGCGGGCTGTCCGATACCTGCCATGTCCTTCAAACAGATTTCTTCAGCACCTGCTTCAATTTCCTTATCGGCGAGTTCGCAGTAGTATTCCAAAGTATGGACAGGCGAAGTCGTAATGCAGAGTGCCGCCTGTGGTATCATACCTGCCTCTTTTGCCCACTTTATAGAAGGCGCAATGTTGCGAATATCGTTCAAACCATCGAAGATACGAGGAATGTCTACACCTTGTGCGTGCTTCACCTTATACATCAAAGCACGTACATCGTCGGGCACAGGATACATACGCAATGCGTTCAGACCGCGGTCGAGCATGTGTGTCTGTATGCCGGCGTCGTGTAATATCTTAGTATATGCGCGGACTGATTCGTTTGGGTTCTCTCCTGCAAGCAGATTAACTTGCTCGAATGCACCACCATTGGTTTCCACACGAGCAAAACAACCCATTTCGACGAATATTGGAGCTATGCGCACCAACTGGTCTTTGCGTGGCTGGAACTTTCCAGAGCTCTGCCACATATCTCTATAAATGAGACTAAACTGAATTTTCTTTGCCATATCTATTTTTAATACCTTTCTTTTTTTCTTGTTCACAGATATAATGCGCAGGGGCATTACAGTGTGCAAATTTAGACAAAAAATATTATACAGCCGTATAATAGCACATTTTTTTTCAAATATTGGCTAACTTATGGCAACTTAAAACCATAAAGACAGACGAACAATAGATACAGAATAAAACTCCATTCCATAGGCTACACGCAGCCTTATTGGACAATACGCCGTACACCATCGTTGCTTTGCAAAACCGCAACTACACTTTTCACGTTGATTTAAAAAGATTTACGCATACAAAAACGCTTATTAAACAAATTATTTACACGTAAAGAAATATTTACTTACGTGTAAATAAATTATTACTTACGTGTAGAAAAATATTTATTTACACGTAAATAATTTGGCAGGCTTGTTTTTGAAACACAGATGCAAGGGCGTGATTCATCACGTTCCTATAAAGATAAGAGAGAAAAAGAAGGAAAACAATGCGCTGAAAAAGAAAAAAGGGCATGTCGAAATAAACTTTCGGCACACCCTTTACTACGCATTATAACTTTAAAAACAATTCACTTTTTAAATTCCACAGCAGAAAAGAATTATCAGCTGTGCTGTAAGTATTCTAAGGAACATACTCAACGGATAAACCGTAGAATAGCCCAAAGCTGGTGCTTCAGCGTTGCAAACAGAGTTTGCGTATGCCAATGCAGGAGGGTCGGTATAAGAACCTGCTATCGCACCCATAATGGTGAAATAGTTGAACTTGTATTTCATTCGTGCAATTGTTCCAACAATGAGGATTGGAATAATCGTAATCAAGAAGCCTGTGTAAACATACTTCAAGCCATCGCCCTGTACTACGGTTTCCCAGAAGCCTGCTCCAGCCTTGATACCAACCGATGCCAAGAACAATGCCAAACCTATTTCGCGCAGCATCATATTAGCCGACGTTGTGGTATAGGTAACAAGTTTCATGTGATAACCGAAACGACCGAGAAGAATGGCGATGATTAACGGACCACCTGCCAAACCTAACTTCAAAGGAACAGGCATTCCAGGGATAGCCAAAGGCAGACTTCCGAAAAGAATACCGACCACGATACCAATGAAGATGGTAGCAATATTCGGTGCATTCAAACGTTTTTCAGAGTTACCCATCAACTCCGCAACACGCTGTACGTTCTCTTCAAAACCTACAACCATAATTCTATCGCCAACCTGGAAGTGGTGGTTGTTGCTTGCGAACAAGTCCATACCCTGACGGCTGATACGTGTTACGTTCACGCCATATATTGAGCGGAACTGCAACTTACTCAAGGTCTTACCGTTTATAGAGCTGTTTGTAACAACAATACGACGGCTGACCATCTGCTGTGGTTGGTTTTCTTCGTGCCATTCAGCCTTTATTTCTGGACCGACAAATGCGGTAACGGCTTCAGCATCTGCTTCTGCGCACACTACAAGTATCTCGTCGTTAAGGTGCAACACTGTGTCTTTAGAAGGAAGCGATACTACGCCGTCGTGCATCAAGCGCGTACAAACAATGTCGCGATTCAAGAAATCGATAACTTCCTGCAAAGTACGGCCACCGATATATGAGTTCTCAATGCGAAGATACATAATGTGTGGCTTTGCATTTGGGTTCTCTGCCTCTGTATCGGTCAAGAGTGCGTTCTCTGCGTCCATATCTACCTTGCAGATAAAGCGTATTGCCAACGTTGCACCGATAATACCAACGACACCCAAGGGGTAGGCACAAGCGTAGCCTGAAGCGATATCGAAGTCCATTCCGTTAGCGAATACACTGTGTACAGCTTCTTTTGCAGCACCAAGACCTGGGGTATTGGTTACCGCTCCATACATCGTGCCCACCATCATAGGCAGGTTCTTTGAGTCGGTAGTGTCAAAGAAGATGTAGTAACAAGCAAACATTACCACGATGTTCAGCAGAATTGCGAAGCAAGCAAGCATGTTCAGCTTCAGTCCGCCCTTGCCAAAGCTCTCGAAGAAGCCCGGTCCGACTTGCAAACCAATCATAAAGACGAACAGAATAAGACCGAAGTCTTGCAGGAATGTCAGCGTTGGTGTTGGGCCAGTGAAACCAATGTGTCCTGCCAAAATACCAACAAAGAGAATGAAAGTTACGCCGAGGGAGATTCCACCTATCTTTATTTTACCAAGATAGACGCCCAGCGAGATGACCAAAGAGTAGAGCAACACGATGTGTGCCACACTGTCTTCCGTAGTGAATAATTTAATTAACCAATCCATAAGTGTAAATTTATTGGTGCAAAGGTACTTATTTAGTTAGAATAAAAAAATTATATTGAAGCAATTTTACACTTACAGAAGCCTATAAACACTGTCATTTCGGCACTTTTCAGTGTCAAAAGGAACGTTTTTAGATAAGTGTTGCAGATAAACGTCAGTGGTTTTCACAACACAGATTAACATTTTGTAACCATAAACACATACAAGCAAGCAAGAAGTTAAAGGTTAAAAAAAGCACCAAAACCATTCACCGACAGAAGAAAATAAGCGAAACAGCAGCATCTTGGTTGCAATAAAACAATATATTCGGCACAATACAGCAAACCTTATCAAGGGTTTTCTTTCGCAAATGGAAGTTTTTTTATAATTTTGCGCCATTATGATATATAAGATAAGGTGCAACAAATGCAGTGATATATTCCAAGCAGAAACAGAGCGTCAAGGCTTGCAGAAAGTGCGCTGTCCCTACTGTGGCAGTGTGCTGAATTGTCAATTGGGCGACGGAAAGCCTTTCCGAACAAGAGCCAGAGCGGTTCTGCCATTCTCGGAAACAAGAGAGGTGGACACACAAACTGAAGAAACGCAGCCAACAGCAAAGGTAAAGTTCCTTAAAATGGCTACTACTGATATGCTGGAAGCTGCAAAAGCAAAGCTGAACAGCCAATCTCAGCAGGTTTCGGCATTGGCTGCGAGTACGACAGCTGCCACTTCCGAATATATTGCAAAGTCGTCTTCAAGGCTAAAAGCCTTTCAAGAGAAATACAAAAATGGCGATTTGTGGATATTCTTCATAGGCAGTTTCACTTTCATCTTGCTTGTTTACATTGGCTTATATCTGCTTTCGGTACTCACGAACTTTGTTTACGACAGCCACACATGGCTGTTCAAGCAATACATAGAGCTAAAGAATTCAATAGGTTTTTAGAAAGTTAGCACGCTTTTGGCATTATTATAGACAAACGAACAAAACAAAAACATGGCAATAGGAAAATGGATTGGCGGCGCACTCGGTTGGATGTTGGCAGGTGGCAGCGTATTGGGCGCAATAGCAGGATACTGTGTTGGAAGTATGTTGGACGATGCTTTTAACGCTTCTGACGAAGGAAAGGGTTTCGGCGAAGGCGGAAAGACATTCCGAAACGACTATTCAGACACGCATTTCAATCAACGACCATTCGAGGAAGACCGCAACTCGTTCCTCTTTTCAATGCTTGTACTCTCATCTTACATTATAAAAGCCGATGGCAAAATCATGCATTCGGAAATGGAATATGTAAGAAACTTCCTTCGCAACAACTTTGGCGAGCAAGCTGTTCGGCAGGGCGAAGACATTCTACTAAAGCTTTTTGAAATGCAGAAGCAACAAGGTGCCACCGCTTTCAAAGAGATGATACGCAAGAGTTGCGTTGAAATTTCGTTCCATATGAACACAGGGCAACGGCTACAACTGCTCAACTACCTTATTATAATAGCGAAGGTAGACGCCGTAGTAAGCCCCGAAGAAGTGTCAGCACTCAAGGAAGTGGCAGGCTATCTTGGACTTTCGGCGCAAGACGTAGACTCTATGCTCAACATGGGTGCAACATCTAACCGGCAAGGAGGACTTGACGAGGCTTACAAAGTGTTGGGCATATCGCCCAATGCCACCGACGACGAAGTGAAAGCTGCCTACCGCAAAATGGCATTAAAGCATCACCCCGACCGTGTAAGCACATTGGGCGACGACGTTCGCAAAGCTGCTGAGAAGAAATTCCAAGAGATAAACAACGCAAAAGAACGCATTCTCAAAGCAAGGGGCATTTAAATGCCAACACACGTATATATTAAGAAAGAAGAAAGAGTATAGATAAAGCAAACAGATAATATAGGTTAAGCAAAGAAAGAATATAAATTAAATAAAGAGAAAATATAGTTTTAAAAAAGAGAGAATATAGATAAAACAAAGAAACCGCATCAAGATTGCTACTTGATGCGGTTTCTTTTTAATGCTAAAATCGACTTACTTATAGATTTCAGCCAACTTCTTTTGCAAGTCTTCGCCACGCAAATCGCTTGCTACAATTTTGCCTTGTGGGTCTAACAAAATATTTGAAGGGATAGAGCGAATGCCATAAATCTTGGCTGCTGCACACTGCCAACCTTTCAAGTCAGACATCTGTGGCCACTCCATACCGAGTTTTTTCACCATTGATACCCACGCTTCTTTCTTCTGGTCGAAGCTAACGCCAATGATTTCCAAACCTTTTGAATGATATTTGTTGTAAGCTTCAACTACATTTGGCATTTCAGCACGGCATGGACCACACCAACTTGCCCAGAAATCTACAAACACGTAGTTGCCCTTACCTGCGTATTGGCTCAACTTAATTTCCTTGTCGTTCATATCTTTCATTACCAAATCGGTGTACATAAGACCAGGACGACGAAGTTCCAATGTTGCAAAGTATTCCTTGGCAGGCTCCAATGCTTCTTCCTTATAATAGCCACTTGTAGGGTCTAAAGCATCTTTCAGCTGGTCGTAAGTGAAACCTGAATATGCATCAGCTATGTACTTTGCAGGGTATTTCGTATTCTTGAAGTTCTTGACTATCTCGAGTGTAAGCGCAGTATGTTGCTCTGAAAGCGATTCGCCCTTAGCCATAATGCCCTCAACTTTTTGCTTGTCAGCATCGGTAAAGGTCTTTGGGTCTTTCTGACGCATTGCTGCATACTCCTTATCCAAAGCTTCAAACTCAGCGTAGATTTTGTTCATCTTCTCTTCATAAGGCTTAAAGTCCTGCGATTGCGCAAAACCTGTCAGCACCTGTGCAGCCATAATTGCTGCTAAAAACATTTTCTTCATACTTTTTTATTATTTAATGGTTTGCAAACTACCCTCTATTTAAATGGGGTATTTGGGTGATTGGAATGCAAAAATAAATAAATGTATTGATAAAACCACTATTATTTAAGTTTTTTTTGTACCTTTGCCACACTTTTTACGAACAGGGGTACTTGCTAAACCCCCTTTAACAAAACAAGACAATGACAAAGACAAAACAACAAGTGAGCGTGCTGTTCATGTTATTCAGCATTCTCTTCTGTGTTTGCCTCATTGCGGCAAACATTCTCGAGACCAAGCAAATCTCAGTATTAGGTATCAGCCTGACAGGTGGCTTAATCGTGTTTCCAATCTCTTACATCATCAACGACTGTGTATGTGAGGTGTGGGGATTTCAGAAAGCACGACTGCTTATCTGGACGGGCTTCGCCATGAACTTCTTTTTCGTAAGCGTTGGTGCGCTCTGCGATTGGATTCCGGGTGCTCCTTATTGGACAAACCAAGAGGGTTTCCACGCCATTTTCGGTCTTGCACCGCGTGTGGCAGCCGCCTCTTTCGTGGCTTTCATCATCGGCTCGTTTGCCAATGCCTACGTTATGAGCAAGATGAAGATTCGCGACGGTGGCAAACGCTTCTCGCTCCGTGCAGTGCTCAGCACCATTGCAGGCGAAACTTGCGACTCAATCATCTTCTTCCCGCTGGCTCTCGGCGGAGTTGTTCCTACCGAAGAACTGCCGAAACTGATGCTCTGGCAAGTGCTGCTGAAGACCCTATACGAGGTTATTGCACTGCCTTTAACCATTCGTATCGTGAAGAAACTGAAAGAACACGAGAGTGAAGACGCTTACGACAATGGCGTGAATTACAGCATCTGGAAGATTTTCAGCTTGAGTTAAGAGTGTAAAAGAGGAATTTTATTCCCCCAAAACAAACATTAAGGAAATGGAAAGAAACAACGAAGGACTAACCCAACTGGGCGCAAAAACCACTTACAGTATGGACTATGCACCCGAAGTGTTGGAGTCGTTTGAGAACAAACATCAAGGAAACGACTATTGGGTGCGTTTCAACTGCCCCGAATTTACAAGCCTTTGCCCCATAACTGGGCAACCCGATTTTGCCGAAATCCGCATTTCGTACGTGCCTGACGTGCGTATGGTGGAAAGCAAAAGCCTGAAACT
This window encodes:
- a CDS encoding queuosine precursor transporter; this encodes MTKTKQQVSVLFMLFSILFCVCLIAANILETKQISVLGISLTGGLIVFPISYIINDCVCEVWGFQKARLLIWTGFAMNFFFVSVGALCDWIPGAPYWTNQEGFHAIFGLAPRVAAASFVAFIIGSFANAYVMSKMKIRDGGKRFSLRAVLSTIAGETCDSIIFFPLALGGVVPTEELPKLMLWQVLLKTLYEVIALPLTIRIVKKLKEHESEDAYDNGVNYSIWKIFSLS
- the queF gene encoding preQ(1) synthase, which gives rise to MERNNEGLTQLGAKTTYSMDYAPEVLESFENKHQGNDYWVRFNCPEFTSLCPITGQPDFAEIRISYVPDVRMVESKSLKLYLFSFRNHGDFHEDCVNTIMKDLIKLMDPKYIEITGIFTPRGGISIYPYANYGRPGTKYEQMAETRFANHQ